A genomic window from Brevibacillus agri includes:
- a CDS encoding methyl-accepting chemotaxis protein produces MNLLRNLSTRAKMFSLVVLMAIFLCSVGITGYFHVKVSGERMQAMYEEQLLPVKWINDWRQDIRAIDGLIYKMILDPAPAVFAQYKAELDQRIASADQTFRYLQNSRLDEKEQERVSKLKELLEQYSKDQNEVVQLIKENKTDQAYAYYRATDKTLSWINQEQLEWANYKSSQADRMQQQNWDDSKKAVLLLLIVGGASIVLAGGLGFLISRMIADPLRVVASRMEDLAQGNLAVAPVTYVAKDEVGKLGIAFNELVANFRSLIEQVKVAGEQVAASSEELSASAQQSVRATEQAMGSVEQIATTAEVQTQRTQESVRVMEEMSVAIQRIADTSSAVSEASVVAADDAQQGNIQIQQAVFQIDSLSQGVNHAADLVQQLGVRSEAIGKIVDVITGIASQTNLLALNAAIEAARAGEQGRGFAVVADEVRKLAEQSEESAREIARLIGEIQHETTQVVSVMLAGTEEAKKGAAAVQEAGKTFERIVVSAKDVAGQIQEVSAATEQMSASVQQVASAMDEMNRLSEEAAVHTQSVSAGAEEQLAAMQEIARSSNNLNELSHELQESISQFKW; encoded by the coding sequence ATGAATCTACTACGTAACCTCAGCACTAGAGCCAAAATGTTCAGCTTGGTCGTCTTGATGGCGATCTTCTTGTGCAGCGTCGGCATCACGGGTTATTTTCACGTGAAAGTATCCGGGGAACGGATGCAGGCCATGTATGAGGAGCAACTGCTTCCAGTGAAGTGGATTAACGACTGGCGACAAGACATTCGGGCTATTGACGGGTTGATCTACAAAATGATTCTCGATCCTGCCCCTGCTGTCTTCGCGCAGTACAAGGCCGAGCTGGACCAGCGCATCGCCTCTGCCGACCAGACGTTTAGGTACCTCCAGAACTCTCGCCTGGACGAAAAAGAACAAGAGCGCGTCAGTAAGCTGAAGGAGCTTCTGGAACAGTACAGCAAAGACCAGAACGAGGTTGTCCAACTGATTAAGGAAAACAAGACCGATCAGGCTTACGCCTACTATCGGGCGACGGACAAAACGCTCAGTTGGATCAATCAGGAACAACTGGAATGGGCGAACTACAAGTCTTCCCAGGCGGATCGGATGCAGCAGCAAAACTGGGACGATTCGAAAAAAGCGGTGCTGCTTTTGCTGATCGTCGGGGGAGCTTCGATCGTCCTGGCGGGCGGACTCGGATTTTTGATCTCCCGGATGATTGCCGATCCGCTGCGCGTCGTCGCAAGCCGCATGGAAGATTTGGCTCAGGGGAACTTGGCGGTTGCTCCGGTGACTTACGTAGCAAAAGACGAGGTCGGCAAGCTCGGGATTGCCTTCAACGAGCTGGTCGCCAACTTCCGTTCCTTGATCGAGCAAGTAAAAGTCGCAGGAGAGCAAGTCGCAGCTTCCTCCGAGGAACTGTCGGCAAGCGCCCAGCAATCCGTGCGGGCCACAGAGCAGGCGATGGGAAGCGTCGAGCAGATTGCGACGACGGCCGAAGTGCAGACCCAGCGCACACAGGAAAGCGTGCGCGTCATGGAGGAAATGTCTGTTGCCATTCAACGGATTGCCGACACGTCCAGCGCCGTTTCCGAAGCATCGGTAGTGGCAGCGGATGATGCGCAGCAAGGGAATATCCAGATTCAGCAAGCGGTCTTCCAAATTGATTCTCTCTCCCAAGGCGTGAACCACGCGGCAGACCTCGTTCAGCAGCTCGGCGTCCGCTCGGAAGCGATCGGGAAAATTGTCGATGTAATCACAGGCATCGCCTCCCAGACCAATTTGTTGGCGCTGAATGCGGCGATTGAGGCAGCGCGGGCCGGAGAGCAGGGCCGGGGCTTTGCCGTGGTGGCGGATGAGGTTCGCAAGCTGGCGGAGCAATCCGAGGAATCGGCGCGGGAAATCGCCCGCCTGATCGGAGAAATCCAGCACGAGACAACCCAGGTCGTCTCCGTCATGCTGGCCGGGACCGAAGAGGCGAAAAAAGGGGCTGCCGCCGTTCAGGAGGCGGGAAAAACGTTCGAGCGCATCGTCGTTTCCGCCAAGGACGTGGCAGGCCAAATCCAGGAAGTATCCGCAGCGACCGAGCAAATGTCGGCGAGCGTGCAGCAGGTTGCTTCCGCCATGGACGAGATGAACAGGCTGTCGGAGGAAGCGGCCGTACATACGCAGTCCGTCTCGGCCGGAGCAGAGGAGCAGCTCGCTGCGATGCAGGAAATTGCCCGCTCCAGCAACAATTTGAACGAGCTGTCCCACGAATTGCAGGAATCGATCAGCCAATTCAAATGGTAG
- the preA gene encoding NAD-dependent dihydropyrimidine dehydrogenase subunit PreA, translating into MADLSINLAGITSPNPFWLASAPPTNSGYQVQRAFEAGWGGAVWKTLGEPIINVTSRFAGLTFGGQRVFGFNNIELITDKPLEVNLKEMDETKKRFPKHTLIASLMVEHKQEAWHEIVKKVEAIGVDGLELNFGCPHGMAERGMGSAVGQHPDLIRQQVEWVKEVAQTPVIVKLTPNITDIRFTARAASAGGADAISMINTINSLMGIDLDKWLPIPHVDGKGAHGGYCGPAVKPIALNMVAECARDPFVGVPISGIGGISNWRDAVEFLLMGATGVQVCTAAMHHGFRIVEDMIDGLNNYLDQRKIASVMDIVGKAVHTYSDWGHLNLNYKVVARIHEETCINCNKCHIACEDTSHQCIDIVKDAATGKERLVVREEDCVGCNLCSIVCPVEGTIEMVEIPTGKPPLSWNQRQAALAGGGSCET; encoded by the coding sequence ATGGCCGATCTTTCTATCAATCTAGCAGGGATTACATCCCCGAATCCGTTCTGGCTGGCATCTGCGCCACCGACGAACTCGGGCTACCAGGTCCAGCGGGCTTTTGAGGCGGGCTGGGGCGGAGCTGTCTGGAAAACGCTGGGAGAGCCGATCATCAACGTCACGTCGCGGTTTGCCGGACTGACTTTTGGCGGGCAGCGGGTATTCGGGTTCAACAACATCGAGCTGATTACCGACAAACCGCTTGAGGTCAATTTGAAGGAAATGGATGAGACGAAAAAACGGTTTCCCAAGCATACGCTGATCGCCTCGCTGATGGTCGAGCACAAGCAGGAGGCGTGGCATGAGATCGTCAAAAAAGTGGAGGCGATTGGCGTCGACGGCCTGGAATTGAACTTCGGCTGTCCGCACGGCATGGCGGAGCGCGGCATGGGTTCGGCTGTCGGGCAGCACCCCGATCTCATTCGCCAGCAGGTCGAATGGGTAAAAGAAGTGGCCCAGACGCCTGTCATCGTCAAGCTTACCCCGAACATTACCGATATTCGCTTTACTGCCAGGGCGGCTTCGGCGGGCGGAGCGGACGCGATCAGCATGATTAATACGATCAACAGCCTGATGGGGATAGACCTGGACAAATGGCTGCCGATACCGCACGTGGACGGAAAAGGAGCGCACGGCGGCTATTGCGGACCAGCGGTGAAACCGATAGCCCTGAACATGGTCGCCGAGTGTGCGCGCGATCCGTTTGTCGGCGTGCCGATTTCGGGCATCGGCGGGATTTCCAACTGGCGGGACGCCGTCGAGTTTTTGCTGATGGGTGCGACTGGCGTGCAAGTCTGTACCGCCGCGATGCACCACGGCTTTCGGATCGTCGAAGACATGATCGACGGCTTGAACAACTACCTCGACCAGCGCAAAATCGCCTCGGTCATGGACATCGTCGGCAAGGCCGTGCACACGTATTCGGACTGGGGCCATTTGAACCTCAACTACAAAGTAGTCGCCCGCATCCACGAAGAAACCTGTATCAACTGCAACAAATGCCATATCGCCTGTGAGGACACTTCGCACCAATGCATTGATATCGTCAAGGACGCCGCAACGGGAAAAGAGCGGTTGGTAGTGCGCGAGGAAGACTGCGTCGGCTGCAACCTGTGCTCGATTGTCTGTCCGGTGGAAGGAACGATCGAGATGGTGGAGATTCCGACGGGCAAGCCGCCGCTTTCCTGGAACCAGCGCCAGGCTGCTTTGGCAGGCGGGGGCAGTTGCGAGACGTAA
- a CDS encoding TIGR00730 family Rossman fold protein: MKRICVFAGSNPGVNPAYAQYAEALGRELLARELELVYGGSNMGLMGRVANTVLEGGGKAIGVMPTGLFRGEIVHTGLTELHEVVTMHERKAKMNDLSDGFIALPGGYGTFEEIFEVVSWGQIGLHSKPIGLLNVDGFYTPLMEMVQHATEEGFIPRMQGELVVCESDPAVLLDRLRDYKPPVKVNKWSELTEK; the protein is encoded by the coding sequence ATGAAACGTATCTGTGTGTTTGCGGGTTCCAATCCAGGCGTAAATCCGGCTTATGCCCAATATGCAGAAGCGCTGGGGAGAGAACTGCTTGCAAGAGAGCTGGAACTGGTTTACGGCGGCTCCAACATGGGGCTGATGGGGCGAGTGGCGAATACGGTGCTCGAAGGCGGCGGCAAAGCGATCGGTGTCATGCCGACCGGACTGTTTCGCGGCGAGATCGTACATACGGGTCTGACAGAGCTGCATGAAGTCGTCACGATGCACGAGCGCAAAGCGAAGATGAACGATTTGTCCGATGGCTTTATCGCCTTGCCCGGGGGCTACGGCACGTTTGAAGAAATTTTTGAAGTGGTGAGCTGGGGGCAGATCGGGCTTCACTCGAAACCGATCGGGTTGTTGAATGTGGACGGCTTCTATACGCCGCTGATGGAAATGGTGCAGCACGCTACAGAGGAAGGCTTCATCCCGCGGATGCAAGGAGAGCTGGTCGTGTGCGAGAGCGATCCGGCTGTTTTGCTCGACCGTCTGCGCGACTACAAGCCGCCCGTCAAAGTGAACAAATGGTCGGAGTTGACCGAGAAGTAG
- a CDS encoding NAD(P)-dependent oxidoreductase produces MSVPNDLQKNFSEVVSALKPKEAIDEANRCLYCYDAPCIKACPTSIDIPSFIRKIATGNLLGSARTIMESNPVGASCARVCPTEELCEGACVLNHASKPIMIGLLQRHATDWAIRNNAALFQKGDPNGKRVAIIGAGPAGLSAARELARLGYEVTIYEAKERAGGLNTYGIVSFRLPQEISLWEVEQVEALGVTIKTNTRIGVDIMPDELVANYDSVLLAVGMSSVPSLHIPGEELEGVLDAIALVEDTKTKPLTTDMVGKKVVVIGAGNTAIDAATCSKRLGADNVQILYRRTVQEMSCYQFEYEFAKQDGVEFRWLVAPTRVLGNKGRVTGLELIRMELGEPDAKGRKRPVPIPGSEFFIEVDFVVKAIGQNRHLSLIDQLGLQHQNGTVTVEDGTYRTSHPKVFAAGDVIFGGGKTDAMVVDAANHGKRAAYAIDKAIRDQKQLV; encoded by the coding sequence ATGAGCGTCCCGAATGACCTGCAAAAAAACTTCAGCGAAGTGGTGAGCGCCCTCAAGCCGAAGGAAGCGATCGATGAAGCGAATCGCTGTCTGTACTGCTACGACGCGCCCTGTATCAAGGCTTGTCCCACCTCGATTGACATTCCTTCGTTCATTCGCAAAATCGCGACAGGCAATCTGCTCGGCTCTGCGAGGACGATCATGGAATCCAATCCGGTTGGGGCAAGCTGCGCGCGCGTTTGTCCGACGGAGGAGCTGTGCGAGGGAGCCTGTGTGCTCAATCACGCCTCCAAACCGATCATGATCGGGCTATTGCAACGCCATGCGACAGACTGGGCGATCCGCAACAACGCGGCCTTGTTTCAAAAAGGCGATCCGAACGGCAAGCGGGTGGCGATTATCGGAGCGGGGCCAGCCGGGCTGTCGGCGGCGCGAGAGCTTGCCCGGCTCGGCTACGAGGTCACGATCTACGAGGCAAAAGAAAGAGCGGGCGGGCTGAACACATACGGCATCGTGTCTTTCCGGCTGCCGCAGGAAATATCGCTCTGGGAGGTCGAGCAGGTCGAGGCGTTGGGCGTGACGATCAAGACGAACACGCGGATCGGCGTCGACATCATGCCAGACGAGCTCGTTGCCAACTACGATTCGGTGTTGCTGGCGGTGGGGATGAGCAGCGTGCCTTCCTTGCATATTCCCGGGGAAGAGCTGGAAGGGGTACTGGATGCGATTGCCTTGGTAGAAGATACGAAAACGAAGCCGCTTACCACGGACATGGTCGGCAAAAAAGTGGTCGTGATCGGCGCCGGAAATACGGCGATTGACGCCGCGACCTGTTCGAAGCGGCTGGGGGCGGACAATGTGCAGATTTTGTACCGCAGAACGGTGCAGGAAATGAGCTGCTACCAGTTCGAATACGAGTTCGCCAAGCAGGACGGCGTGGAGTTTCGCTGGCTCGTGGCTCCGACGCGCGTTTTGGGGAACAAAGGGCGCGTGACAGGGCTGGAGCTGATCCGGATGGAGCTGGGAGAGCCGGATGCCAAAGGCCGAAAACGTCCGGTACCGATCCCGGGCAGCGAGTTTTTCATCGAGGTGGACTTTGTCGTCAAAGCGATTGGGCAAAATCGCCACCTGTCGCTGATCGACCAGCTTGGCCTGCAGCATCAAAACGGCACCGTCACCGTCGAGGACGGCACCTACCGGACGTCGCACCCGAAAGTGTTTGCCGCAGGGGACGTCATTTTTGGCGGAGGAAAAACGGACGCGATGGTCGTCGACGCGGCCAATCACGGAAAGCGTGCCGCTTATGCCATCGACAAGGCGATCCGCGACCAGAAGCAGCTTGTCTAG
- a CDS encoding UbiD family decarboxylase, with protein sequence MHANLRSFIEQLRRAGQVVEIDAPVDPHLELAEIHRRVIEEGGPVLLFTNVKGKSFPVVTNLFGTVERVDMAFGPKPEAVVRNLVHGMDKLLPPKLSGLWELREPLLEVMRTGTKTVSASQAPVTQIATTDVDMTKLPALTSWHLDGGPFVTLPLVYTEHPDTKEHNLGMYRIQIYDKNTTGMHWQIQKGGGFHYHEAEKRNQSLPVTLTIGGPPALIVSAIAPLPEMVPELVFASLLMGDKLKMAEVPNHPHRIVAEAEFVFAGEVPPHIRRPEGPFGDHFGYYSWEHDFPVFNVKQMWHRKDAIYPATVVGKPRQEDYYIGDYLQRLLSPLFPVVMPGVKALWTYGETGFHALAGAIVRESYYKEAMAHAFRIMGEGQLTLTKFLMVTDVPCDLSNFKHFLEIVLARFQPERDLLIVNDTSNDTLDYTGRKLNHGSKGIMLGIGDPVRELPREYKGQGIPSITDIRAFCPGCLVISGPSFSERPELGEELLSYLNENLADWPMICIVDDAAIAEKQSSFLWTVFTRFDPAHDLYAKSTIVRNKIRYEGPLVVDARMKPFYPDEVETLPEISALVDKRWNEYFPKA encoded by the coding sequence ATGCACGCGAACCTTCGTTCGTTCATAGAACAATTGCGCCGCGCCGGACAAGTCGTGGAAATCGACGCACCAGTCGATCCCCATCTGGAGCTGGCCGAGATTCATCGCAGAGTCATTGAAGAGGGCGGACCTGTTCTGCTTTTCACCAATGTCAAAGGAAAATCGTTTCCCGTGGTCACGAACTTGTTCGGGACCGTAGAGCGGGTCGACATGGCGTTTGGGCCAAAACCCGAGGCTGTCGTCCGCAACCTGGTGCACGGGATGGACAAGCTGTTGCCGCCAAAGCTCTCCGGCTTGTGGGAGCTGCGCGAGCCGCTGTTGGAAGTCATGCGCACGGGCACCAAAACCGTATCTGCCTCCCAAGCGCCTGTGACTCAAATCGCAACAACCGATGTTGACATGACCAAGCTGCCTGCCTTGACAAGCTGGCACCTGGATGGCGGTCCGTTCGTCACCTTGCCGCTCGTTTATACAGAGCACCCTGATACAAAAGAGCACAACCTGGGCATGTACCGCATCCAGATTTACGACAAAAACACGACGGGCATGCACTGGCAAATCCAAAAAGGCGGCGGGTTCCACTACCACGAAGCCGAAAAACGGAACCAGTCGCTGCCTGTTACCCTTACGATCGGCGGCCCTCCTGCCCTGATCGTCTCCGCAATCGCGCCCCTGCCGGAAATGGTGCCGGAGCTGGTCTTCGCCTCGCTCTTGATGGGCGACAAGCTGAAAATGGCGGAGGTGCCGAACCATCCGCACCGGATCGTCGCGGAAGCCGAGTTTGTGTTCGCGGGAGAAGTTCCTCCGCACATCAGACGCCCTGAGGGGCCTTTTGGCGACCACTTCGGCTATTACTCCTGGGAGCATGACTTCCCGGTGTTCAACGTGAAGCAGATGTGGCACCGCAAAGACGCGATCTATCCGGCCACCGTCGTCGGGAAGCCGCGCCAGGAAGACTATTACATCGGGGATTATTTGCAACGGCTGCTGTCGCCTCTCTTCCCTGTCGTCATGCCGGGTGTCAAAGCGCTCTGGACATACGGGGAAACAGGCTTCCACGCGCTCGCCGGCGCGATTGTGCGCGAAAGCTACTATAAGGAAGCGATGGCGCACGCCTTCCGCATCATGGGAGAAGGCCAGCTCACGTTGACGAAGTTTTTGATGGTGACCGATGTGCCGTGTGACCTGAGCAATTTCAAGCATTTCCTCGAAATCGTCCTGGCTCGCTTCCAGCCGGAGCGCGACCTGCTCATCGTCAACGATACGTCGAACGATACGCTCGACTACACCGGACGGAAGCTGAACCACGGCTCCAAAGGAATCATGCTCGGCATCGGCGACCCCGTCCGCGAGCTGCCACGCGAGTACAAAGGACAAGGCATTCCGAGCATAACCGATATTCGCGCGTTTTGCCCCGGATGTCTGGTCATTTCCGGGCCGAGCTTCAGCGAAAGGCCGGAGCTGGGCGAAGAGTTGCTGTCCTATCTCAACGAAAATCTGGCAGACTGGCCGATGATCTGCATTGTGGACGATGCGGCGATCGCCGAGAAGCAAAGCAGCTTCCTCTGGACCGTGTTCACTCGTTTCGACCCGGCTCACGATCTGTACGCCAAGTCGACGATTGTCCGCAACAAAATCCGCTACGAAGGGCCGCTGGTCGTCGATGCGCGGATGAAGCCTTTCTACCCGGATGAAGTAGAGACGCTGCCGGAAATATCGGCATTGGTCGACAAACGCTGGAACGAATATTTCCCAAAAGCATAG
- a CDS encoding MazG nucleotide pyrophosphohydrolase domain-containing protein — protein MNITEFQKWVGDFYEERGWTQYGPFIRVGFLMEEAGELARAVRAIEIGRDRPDEGEKQADEARQELVEELGDVLGNLILLANQYNIPFEEILDAHKAKLQKRYE, from the coding sequence GTGAATATCACGGAATTTCAGAAATGGGTAGGAGATTTTTACGAGGAGCGGGGCTGGACGCAGTACGGGCCGTTTATTCGCGTAGGCTTTCTCATGGAAGAAGCCGGCGAGCTTGCCCGCGCCGTGCGCGCCATCGAAATCGGGCGCGATCGGCCGGACGAAGGGGAAAAACAGGCGGACGAAGCGCGCCAGGAGCTGGTGGAAGAGCTCGGCGACGTGCTGGGCAACCTGATTTTGCTCGCCAACCAGTACAACATTCCGTTTGAAGAGATTCTCGACGCTCACAAAGCGAAGCTGCAGAAGCGGTACGAGTAG
- the hydA gene encoding dihydropyrimidinase, translated as MKKWIRNGTVVTASDTYQADVLIDGEKVVAIGSDLQATDAEVIDATGYYLLPGGIDPHTHLDMPFGGTVTSDNFFTGTKAAAFGGTTSIVDFCLTSKGESLHSAIATWHEKARGKAVIDYGFHLMVSDANDQVLEELESVVNNEGITSLKVFMAYKNVLMADDETLFKTLIRAKELGALVQVHAENGDVLDYLTKQALAEGNTDPIYHAYTRPPEAEGEATGRAIALTALADAQLYVVHVSCADAVRRIAEAREKGWNVYGETCPQYLVLDITALEKPDFEGAKYVWSPPLREKWNQDVLWSALKNGILQTVGSDHCPFNFSGQKELGRGDFTKIPNGGPIIEDRMTILFSEGVRKGKISLNQFVDITSTKVAKLFGMFPQKGTIAVGSDADIVLFDPTVQRTISVETHHMNVDYNPFEGMQVHGDVISVLSRGAFVVRNKQFVGHAGAGRYVKRSTFARP; from the coding sequence ATGAAAAAATGGATTCGCAACGGGACGGTTGTGACGGCGTCAGACACGTATCAGGCAGACGTGCTGATCGACGGCGAAAAAGTCGTCGCGATCGGCTCGGACCTGCAAGCAACAGATGCGGAGGTTATCGACGCAACCGGGTACTATTTGCTTCCGGGCGGCATTGATCCGCACACGCACCTCGACATGCCGTTTGGCGGCACGGTTACATCCGATAACTTTTTCACGGGCACAAAAGCCGCCGCATTCGGCGGGACGACGAGCATCGTGGACTTTTGCCTGACGAGCAAAGGGGAGTCGCTCCACTCCGCGATTGCGACCTGGCACGAAAAAGCGAGAGGCAAAGCCGTCATCGACTACGGCTTTCACCTGATGGTGTCGGATGCCAACGACCAGGTGTTGGAAGAGCTGGAGTCGGTCGTGAACAACGAAGGGATCACGTCGCTCAAAGTATTCATGGCGTACAAAAACGTGCTGATGGCCGACGACGAAACTTTGTTCAAGACGCTGATCCGCGCCAAGGAGCTAGGGGCGTTGGTCCAAGTGCACGCCGAGAACGGGGACGTGCTCGATTATTTGACCAAGCAGGCGCTGGCCGAAGGAAATACCGATCCGATCTACCACGCCTACACCCGTCCGCCGGAAGCGGAGGGAGAGGCGACAGGCCGCGCGATTGCGCTCACGGCGCTCGCGGATGCCCAGTTGTACGTCGTGCACGTGTCCTGCGCCGACGCCGTTCGCCGGATCGCCGAGGCGCGCGAAAAAGGCTGGAACGTCTACGGAGAAACATGTCCGCAATATTTGGTGCTCGATATCACCGCGCTGGAAAAGCCGGACTTCGAAGGGGCGAAATACGTCTGGTCCCCGCCGCTGCGGGAAAAGTGGAACCAGGACGTACTGTGGAGCGCGCTGAAAAACGGGATTTTGCAAACAGTTGGTTCCGACCACTGTCCGTTCAACTTTTCCGGGCAAAAAGAGCTGGGCCGCGGAGATTTTACGAAAATTCCGAATGGCGGCCCGATCATTGAGGATCGCATGACCATCCTCTTTTCCGAGGGCGTGCGCAAAGGCAAAATCAGCCTGAATCAATTTGTGGACATCACCTCCACCAAAGTCGCCAAGCTGTTTGGCATGTTCCCGCAAAAAGGCACGATTGCGGTTGGCTCCGATGCGGACATCGTCTTGTTCGACCCGACTGTGCAGCGGACGATTTCGGTGGAGACGCACCATATGAATGTGGACTACAACCCGTTTGAAGGCATGCAGGTTCACGGCGACGTCATTTCTGTGCTTTCCCGCGGCGCGTTCGTCGTCCGCAACAAGCAGTTCGTCGGCCATGCGGGGGCGGGCCGCTACGTGAAGCGGTCGACGTTTGCCAGACCATAG
- a CDS encoding NCS1 family nucleobase:cation symporter-1, translating to MKTQEDANGIVTLTKAGEDLIKDSSLYNEGLRPTTKAEHSWTAYNFASLWIGMSICLPTYAMAAGLISLGMNWWQAILTIILGNCIVLIPILLNSHAGTKFGIPYPVFARLWFGSKGAHIPAVARGLIGAGWFGINCWFGGAAIDTLLMSMTDWASVPGHLWISFFGFWLLNVWVAYRGPEAIKKMEAWAAPILIIMSLALLVWALTKAGGWGPMLSAPSTFTSAGEFLKVFFPALTGAIAFWATMALNIPDFCRYAKSQKAQIVGQSSSLPTTMGFFSFIGVAVASATVVIYGEALWDPAAVLAKFSPLAIFLGTIGIILATLTTNVAANIVAPARAVENLAPRRLSYEAGAIIAGVVSLLMQPWHILENFGNYIFLWLGTYGALLGPIDGIAIADYWLVRKRRIHLTELYKPNGMYAYKTGFNMRAIWAMLIGIAIPFVSKYIPGFHIIWDNAWTVGLLISLAIYTWMMKNDASIMSQKEYDQITTQAQESRAS from the coding sequence ATGAAGACGCAGGAAGATGCAAATGGAATTGTCACCCTGACAAAAGCAGGGGAAGACCTTATCAAAGACAGCTCGCTCTACAATGAAGGGCTGCGGCCGACGACGAAAGCTGAGCATTCGTGGACCGCGTACAACTTTGCCAGCCTCTGGATCGGGATGTCGATCTGTCTTCCCACGTACGCGATGGCAGCCGGGCTGATCTCGTTGGGCATGAACTGGTGGCAGGCGATCTTGACCATTATTCTCGGAAACTGTATTGTCCTTATCCCTATCCTTCTCAACTCCCATGCCGGGACGAAATTCGGCATCCCCTACCCTGTGTTCGCCCGGCTCTGGTTCGGCTCCAAGGGCGCTCACATTCCAGCGGTCGCTCGCGGGCTGATCGGAGCTGGCTGGTTTGGCATCAACTGTTGGTTCGGCGGAGCCGCCATTGATACGCTGCTCATGTCGATGACAGACTGGGCCAGTGTCCCCGGCCATCTGTGGATTTCCTTTTTCGGCTTTTGGCTCCTGAACGTATGGGTCGCCTATCGCGGTCCGGAAGCGATCAAAAAGATGGAAGCCTGGGCAGCGCCGATCCTGATTATCATGAGCCTGGCCTTGCTCGTCTGGGCGCTGACCAAAGCAGGCGGATGGGGGCCGATGCTCTCCGCTCCATCCACATTCACCTCTGCCGGCGAGTTTTTGAAGGTCTTTTTCCCGGCACTGACAGGCGCGATCGCCTTCTGGGCAACCATGGCGCTCAATATTCCGGACTTCTGTCGCTACGCGAAAAGCCAAAAAGCGCAAATCGTCGGCCAATCCTCGTCCTTGCCGACGACCATGGGCTTCTTCTCCTTCATCGGGGTAGCCGTCGCCTCCGCTACCGTCGTCATTTACGGAGAAGCGCTGTGGGACCCTGCCGCCGTACTGGCGAAGTTTTCGCCGCTCGCCATCTTCCTCGGCACGATCGGCATCATTCTCGCCACCTTGACCACCAATGTGGCCGCCAACATCGTCGCCCCCGCCCGCGCCGTGGAAAACCTCGCGCCACGCCGTCTCTCCTACGAGGCCGGAGCGATCATCGCCGGTGTCGTCTCCCTGCTCATGCAGCCGTGGCATATTTTGGAAAATTTCGGCAATTACATCTTCCTCTGGCTCGGTACGTATGGCGCGTTGCTTGGCCCGATTGACGGAATTGCGATTGCTGACTACTGGCTCGTGCGCAAAAGACGCATCCATCTGACGGAGCTGTACAAACCGAACGGCATGTACGCCTACAAGACAGGCTTTAACATGCGAGCGATCTGGGCCATGCTGATCGGGATTGCGATTCCGTTTGTCAGCAAGTACATCCCCGGCTTCCATATCATTTGGGACAACGCCTGGACGGTCGGGCTCTTGATTTCGCTTGCGATCTACACGTGGATGATGAAAAACGACGCCTCGATCATGAGCCAAAAAGAGTACGACCAGATCACGACACAAGCGCAGGAGTCGCGCGCTTCCTGA
- a CDS encoding nitrilase-related carbon-nitrogen hydrolase, with translation MADKVTIGLIQAKNDVHGDEPVHLHKEKAIEKHVKMVREAAGKGAQIICLQEIFYGPYFCAEQSTKWYEAAEEVPNGPTVQQFSALGKELGTVLILPVYEKVGIGTYYNTAAVIDADGTYLGKYRKQHIPHVGVGSSGCGFWEKYYFKPGNLGYPVFDTAFAKVGVYICYDRHFPEGARLLGLGGAEIVFNPSATVAGLSEYLWKLEQPAHAVANGYYVAAINRVGTEAPWNMGEFYGQSYLVDPRGQFVAVGSRDQDEVIVAEMDREKIREVRDTWQFYRDRRPETYDDMVKLLP, from the coding sequence ATGGCGGATAAAGTGACGATCGGGCTGATTCAGGCCAAAAATGACGTGCACGGCGACGAGCCGGTTCATCTTCACAAGGAAAAGGCGATCGAAAAGCATGTGAAAATGGTGCGGGAGGCTGCTGGCAAAGGGGCGCAGATCATCTGTCTGCAAGAAATTTTTTACGGCCCTTATTTTTGCGCGGAGCAAAGCACGAAATGGTACGAAGCGGCGGAAGAGGTGCCGAACGGCCCGACTGTGCAGCAGTTTTCCGCGCTGGGCAAGGAGCTCGGGACCGTGCTGATCTTGCCCGTGTATGAAAAGGTCGGCATCGGCACCTACTACAACACGGCGGCCGTCATTGATGCAGACGGCACGTACCTGGGCAAATACCGCAAGCAGCACATCCCGCATGTAGGGGTGGGCAGCAGCGGCTGCGGCTTCTGGGAAAAGTATTACTTCAAGCCGGGAAACTTGGGCTACCCGGTGTTCGATACGGCTTTCGCCAAAGTCGGCGTGTACATCTGCTACGACCGCCATTTTCCGGAAGGGGCGCGGCTGCTTGGCCTAGGCGGCGCCGAGATCGTCTTCAATCCTTCCGCCACCGTCGCCGGCCTGTCCGAGTATTTGTGGAAGCTCGAACAGCCCGCACACGCGGTGGCAAACGGCTACTACGTCGCCGCCATTAATCGGGTTGGGACGGAAGCGCCGTGGAACATGGGGGAATTTTACGGACAGTCATACCTGGTCGATCCGCGCGGACAGTTTGTCGCTGTCGGCAGCCGCGATCAAGACGAGGTGATTGTGGCGGAGATGGACCGCGAAAAGATCAGAGAAGTGCGGGATACGTGGCAATTTTATCGCGATCGTCGCCCGGAGACGTACGACGACATGGTGAAGTTGCTGCCGTAA